A single window of Dermacentor albipictus isolate Rhodes 1998 colony chromosome 1, USDA_Dalb.pri_finalv2, whole genome shotgun sequence DNA harbors:
- the LOC135909415 gene encoding uncharacterized protein encodes MEVENMGDCTDTKEKVEIACILARILAAESEADAAKAVKDRIKRQLLLNGCTFYALALPTRVCNRSTWAFIRHEKWFEETVPHLGGHNFKQSFRVNPSTFRFLVESLRHVLEKQVTNMRDPITAEKRVAIGLYKLCSSAEDRTVANLFGVGRSSVNVIYREFCAAVVSVLESDWIRMITEEEMPRHIQEFEAVCDFPQAVGALDGCHFPISPPKKYATDYYNYKGWHSIILLALVDHKYRFRYCNVGAPGRCHDAHVFGVSRLSKIVNSPLFKAPVAAVGTTAVPPIILCDQAFPLTPNLMKPFGHRTVISEAERNFNCHLSGARRIVENAFGRLKARFRFIAKRMECSVGNARLAIRACCVLNNICEHFNDSVHPQWFSEVQQSNATFPQPSRRTEAEIGNASAIRTALVEYYKRRN; translated from the exons ATGGAGGTCGAGAATATGGGGGACTGCACGGACACGAAGGAAAAAGTCGAAATAGCATGCATTTTGGCAAGgattcttgctgcagagagcgaAGCAGACGCCGCAAAGGCAGTCAAAGACCGTATTAAGCGGCAGTTGCTACTCAACGGGTGTACATTTTATGCCTTGGCGCTTCCCACGAGAGTCTGCAACCGATCGACGTGGGCTTTCATCCGCCACGAAAAGTGGTTCGAGGAGACTGTGCCTCACCTCGGTGGCCACAACTTCAAGCAGTCGTTTCGAGTGAACCCCTCAACGTTCCGGTTTCTCGTGGAAAGTCTGCGCCATGTGCTCGAAAAACAAGTTACCAACATGCGTGACCCGATCACTGCGGAAAAGCGTGTCGCCATTGGCCTCTACAAATTGTGCTCTTCTGCCGAAGATAGAACTGTGGCAAACCTCTTCGGCGTTGGGCGCTCATCCGTCAACGTCATTTACAGAGAGTTTTGCGCAGCTGTTGTCTCTGTGCTCGAAAGTGACTGGATCAGAATGATTACTGAAGAGGAAATGCCTAGGCACATCCAAGAGTTCGAAGCCGTGTGCGATTTCCCTCAagctgtcggtgcccttgatggctGCCATTTCCCTATTTCGCCTCCAAAGAAGTACGCCACCGACTACTACAACTACAAGGGTTG gCACAGTATTATCCTACTAGCATTGGTCGACCACAAGTATCGATTCAGATACTGCAATGTCGGTGCCCCAGGACGCTGCCACGACGCACATGTGTTTGGTGTTTCACGGCTGTCGAAGATTGTCAACAGTCCCCTTTTCAAAGCACCTGTTGCCGCAGTGGGTACCACAGCAGTCCCACCGATAATATTATGCGATCAAGCATTTCCACTAACCCCAAACCTCATGAAGCCATTTGGACACCGAACTGTCATCAGTGAAGCTGAAAGGAATTTCAACTGTCATTTATCTGGAGCAAGGAGGATAGTTGAAAACGCATTCGGAAGGCTAAAGGCCCGGTTCCGTTTCATTGCGAAAAGAATGGAGTGTTCTGTTGGCAATGCCCGTTTGGCTATACGAGCATGCTGCGTGCTCAATAACATTTGCGAGCACTTCAACGACAGTGTCCACCCACAGTGGTTCAGTGAGGTGCAGCAGTCCAATGCTACATTTCCACAGCCATCACGCAGAACAGAAGCTGAAATTGGAAATGCATCCGCCATCAGGACAGCACTTGTGGAATATTACAAGCGAAGGAACTGA
- the LOC135909397 gene encoding myb/SANT-like DNA-binding domain-containing protein 1 produces the protein MATASGTDEQPPARQRKPRVQWSERDTWALIKLWEDNLPSLRAQKHNGGVYDGIAQALTSMGVPRTKAQVHSKIENLGQTYRSCLKHMTTGSSPPSWPFFSEVHRFLGSLPVHDTSLMEEAGCSESTTSSTASVEELIFDMLDSGSASCEDVAEDCSPSESPVQQVESRNLASGSSECARRKRRQPAGDFQERMLEEQRRQREQFADAHKMEMDLRKEGLKLQEKLVDAMLKFFSKN, from the exons ATGGCTACGGCGAGCGGTACCGACGAACAGCCTCCGGCACGCCAAAGAAAACCGCGGGTACAGTGGTCGGAGAGAGACACCTGGGCGTTAATCAAGTTATGGGAAGACAACCTGCCCTCGCTGCGTGCGCAGAAGCACAACGGAGGCGTTTACGATGGCATTGCACAAGCATTGACGAGCATGGGTGTACCTCGCACAAAGGCGCAAGTGCACAGCAAGATAGAGAACCTGGGACAGACCTACAG GAGCTGCCTGAAACACATGACAACAGGGTCATCACCGCCGAGCTGGCCATTCTTCTCCGAAGTCCATAGGTTTCTAGGATCCCTGCCTGTTCACGATACATCTTTAATGGAAGAGGCTGGGTGCAGCGAGAGCACAACAAGCAGCACTGCCTCCGTCGAAGAA CTGATCTTCGACATGCTTGATTCCGGCTCTGCTTCTTGTGAAGACGTCGCCGAAGATTGTTCACCTTCCGAGTCGCCAGTACAACAGGTTGAATCCAGGAACCTCGCAAGTGGCAGTTCCGAATGTGCCCGCAGGAAGAGAAGGCAACCGGCTGGCGACTTTCAAGAAAGGATGCTTGAGGAGCAGCGACGGCAGAGAGAGCAGTTTGCTGATGCGCACAAAATGGAAATGGATCTCCGTAAAGAGGGGCTCAAGTTGCAAGAGAAACTTGTAGATGCAATGTTGAAGTTTTTTAGTAAAAACTGA